A stretch of DNA from Candidatus Polarisedimenticolia bacterium:
CGACGCGAGCGCCTCGAACGCCTCCCCGGCCTCGAGGCGCACCCGCGCCTCGTCCACCACCCTGCGGTCTTCCGAGACGATCGCCTCGACGTGGAACAGCGCCCGGTGGATCCAGTTGCGCGATTCGGGAGGCAGCCCGGTGAAGACGAGGTCGATGGGCGTGAAGCTGGTCACCGGGAGACCCCGGAGGCGGGCCGGCAGGAAGCGCCAGCGCAGCGCCGCCTCGCTCGCCGCGCGGCGCATTCCGAGATCGGGATCGGGGCCGCGCAGCGGCCTGGTCCGAAGCGGCTCCCCCGAAGGGGGGACCTGCACCAGGAGCTCCACGCGCGCCTCGCCGATGAGGCGCGCCCGTCCCGCCTCCTCCGGATACTCGGGCCGGCTGTCGCGGGTCACCTGGGGCGGGGTGATCAGGCCCAGCGGCGTCTCCGGACCGGTCTCCGTCCCCGGGTTGGCCGCGGGCGGGGCCAGCCCCCCCTCCGCCGCCTTCCTGCGGGACGCGTCGAGCGCCGCGCCGAGCCGCTCCGGCTCGGCCTCGAAGCCGCCCGCGACCTGCCACACCCCGTCCCTCTCCCGCGTCTCGAAGACGCCTTGGAGGCGGCGCGCCGTGTCGCCGCACGGGATGTCGTAACGCGCCATCAGGCCGCCGGCCCACTTCTCGACGATGCGGATGCCCGCGGGGGGGCCGCAGCCGTCCCCGGCCGGATGCGCCCAGCCCAGGAATTCGGTCAGCCGCTGGACTTCGGCCTCGCCGGAAACGCCGAAACTCTGACGCGCCGGACCGGGAGGGGCGGCGAGCGCCAGGATCAGCGGCACGATCACACTCCTGAGGTGCATTCACTCTCCTCGCAACTTGACGGGCTTCGGGCTTGACCGGGAATTATATTCCCGACCGTCATGCACATCCCGTCGTCCACTCTGGCCGTTCTCCTCGTCGCGTCCTCGCTCGCATCCGTGGTCCCCAAACCGGATCGGGACACGATTCCGGAAGAGGTCGCGGCGGCGTTCGGCGCCATCGTCAGCGTGCGCGTCCGTGAAGTGGTGAAGGTCCCGGTGTTCCGCGGCGGCCGCTTCCTTCGTGAGCCGATCGAGGGGCTGGGAGCCGGCTCGGGCGTGATCGTGTCCGCGGACGGCCTCATCCTGACGAACGCGCACGTCGTGGCCGGCAGCACGCAGGTGACGATCGCCGCGCTCGACGGCCGCGAGGTGGGCGCCCGCGTCGTCTCGATCGACGAGGCGTCCGACCTCGCCCTCCTGCGCGCCGAAGGGGGTCCCTACAAGCCGATCGCCTTCGCCCCCGACCGCCTGCCGGGGCCCGGCGCGCCGCTGTTCGTCCTGGGGAACCGCGGCGACCGCGGGATCGAAGTGGGCTGGGCCAGGATGGGAGCGCACGCGCGCCTGCGCGCCGGCACCCGGCCGCTCGAGTTCTGGGCCGAGGTCCTCGCGCCGATCGGCCCCGGCAACTCCGGCGGCGCCCTGGTCGACGAGGCCGGGCACCTGGTCGGCATGCCGAGCCTCCTGATCACCTACACCGAGGAGGCGACCGCCGCCTCGCGCCAGGCCTCCGGCCTGTTCGTCCCGGCCCGCCACCTGCGCCGCGCCATGCAGAAGATGATCGCGGGCCGCGCGCCGGCCTGGCCGTGGATCGGGATCCTGATGGACGACCCGCTCATCGCCCAGAGCGAAGGGCGAGGCTGGGACCCGCAGCGCGGCGCCACCGTGCGCCGGGTGTACTCCGGCAGTCCCGCCGCGGAGGCCGGCCTGCGCCCCGGAGATCGCGTCGTGTCGGTCGGCACCGTCCCGACACCCGACAACTACGCGGCGCTCGATGCCGTCCTGGACCTGGGCCTCGGCAAGGAGACGACCGTCACGGTCGAGAGGACGGGGCAGAAGCTCCTCCTCGCCGTCGTGCCGGCGCCCCGGCCGCCCGATCCGCGCCCCGAGCCCCTCGACGACTTCGCGCTGCACACGGGATTCCGGCTGCAGCCCCGATCCGCCGGCAAGGAAGGCCGGGACACTCTCGCTCTCGCCGGCATGTCCCCGCTGACCCGCAAGGGTCTGCCGGAGTTCGAGGCGGTCCTGTTCGACGAGCGCCCCGCCCTGGTCTCGATCCTCCCCGGACAGAACGCGCTCGAGGGACAGACGCGGCGCCTGCCGGCTTTGTCGGCTACAGACCTCGAGTCGATCATCGGGCGCTGTTTCGTCGAAGAGCAGTTCGTCGCCCTGGCGCACTGGGACTTCGACGGCCGCAAGACGCTGGATCGCGCTCACGTCCATCGCAAGGTGTACCCAGTCGTCCTATGAGATGACCGGTTCGACCAACGCAGTCTCACGGTTTCGCATGCGGTCCGGCTTCTGAGATCGCGTCGTATCTCATTTTTTTTCCGCATCTTGAACGACTGTCACAACCCCAATCGCCAGTTTTTGACAGTCTCAATTTCCCGGGTTGAGACCGGCCACCGCACGGTTCCGCAATCGGACGGAATTCCTTAAGTCCTTGAAACAGAAAGGCGTTGGATTTTCGCCGCGGGCGGTGAATCGATCGGCGGCATGCTCGTTGCAGACGACGGCGCGGAGATGTCTTTGAGTGGGGGTGGAGTGTCGCGCCGCCTCCAGCAAGTGGCGCGTCCGGCTCCTGCGATGGAGACTGGCCATCCTTCTCTGTCGTGACCCCATCGTCCGCCGTCCATCTCACCCTCCCGGGCATCCGGGGATGGACGGCGGGCGCCCTTCTCCTTTGACCTCTATCCCCCCGACCGCATAGAATCCGGGCCTGCCATGCGAGGAACGGTCTTCTGGGATGTCGATACTCAGTACGATTTCATCATGCCGGACGGCAAGCTCTACATCCAGGGAGCGGAGACCATCCTGCCAAGGCTCGCGGCGTTGACCGGTCTCGCCCGTGAGAAGGGAGTCCCGCTCCTCGGCTCGGTCGACTACCACAGCACGGAGGATGCCGAGATCTCGGATGCGCCGGATTACAAGGACACCTACCCGCCGCACTGCCTGGCCGGCACGGCGGGTCAGGAGCGGGTCGAGGCGACGCGCCCGCGGAAGCCGCTCTGGATCGACAGCGCGCCGGAACAGAAAGAGGCGCTGAAGACGAAGGTGCGCCGGCATCTCGAGGGCGGGGGAGAGGTCATCTTCCGGAAGCAGCGCTTCGATGTCTTCAGCAACCCGAACGTCGACACCGTCCTGGAAGCGGTCCGGCCGGATCGCATCGTCGTCTACGGCGTGGCGCTCGACGTCTGCGACCGCTTCGCCGTCGAGGGGCTTCTGGCGCTGCGGCGCTACCGGGTGACGCTCGTCGAGGACGCCACGCGCGCCATCCGCCCGGAGGAGGGGGAGAGGCTGGTCCGGGACTGGACGGCGCGCGGGGTCTCGATCCTGACGACCGGCCAGATCATCGGAGGAGCGCTCGGAGTCTAGGAGTTCCAGGAGCCTGTCGCCAGGATGGT
This window harbors:
- a CDS encoding isochorismatase family cysteine hydrolase, which encodes MRGTVFWDVDTQYDFIMPDGKLYIQGAETILPRLAALTGLAREKGVPLLGSVDYHSTEDAEISDAPDYKDTYPPHCLAGTAGQERVEATRPRKPLWIDSAPEQKEALKTKVRRHLEGGGEVIFRKQRFDVFSNPNVDTVLEAVRPDRIVVYGVALDVCDRFAVEGLLALRRYRVTLVEDATRAIRPEEGERLVRDWTARGVSILTTGQIIGGALGV
- a CDS encoding S1C family serine protease, coding for MHIPSSTLAVLLVASSLASVVPKPDRDTIPEEVAAAFGAIVSVRVREVVKVPVFRGGRFLREPIEGLGAGSGVIVSADGLILTNAHVVAGSTQVTIAALDGREVGARVVSIDEASDLALLRAEGGPYKPIAFAPDRLPGPGAPLFVLGNRGDRGIEVGWARMGAHARLRAGTRPLEFWAEVLAPIGPGNSGGALVDEAGHLVGMPSLLITYTEEATAASRQASGLFVPARHLRRAMQKMIAGRAPAWPWIGILMDDPLIAQSEGRGWDPQRGATVRRVYSGSPAAEAGLRPGDRVVSVGTVPTPDNYAALDAVLDLGLGKETTVTVERTGQKLLLAVVPAPRPPDPRPEPLDDFALHTGFRLQPRSAGKEGRDTLALAGMSPLTRKGLPEFEAVLFDERPALVSILPGQNALEGQTRRLPALSATDLESIIGRCFVEEQFVALAHWDFDGRKTLDRAHVHRKVYPVVL